tttaaataataaaagatttaatttatAGAACTTTAATAATTTAgagatttaattaaaatatttaaaatttaagaaataatttaaaatatttaaattatgttattgttAAATGCGGAGGTGACTGTTAacaacattttatttattattattattattttgtcttTCCTTCCCTTTTAgtctaacttttttttcttttctatttttcctccatttctctttttctcaaAGGCCAAAACCTTCCTCAACATCTTCTCTTTgccaaaataaaaaaagtttgagcattaaaatacttttaatatgGATAATAGAATGATTAATCTTAAACAGAAAGCCATGTTAACAATGCACTGCACCTTAGTGCATCCATACAAATTAAGCATCGCATTTTCAACAGAAAAACTCTATAATGGAACATGACATGAAGATTATCAATAAAAAATAGCTTGCTTTGTACCATATTGTCAATAGTATCAAGAAGGAAAATTGCTTGAATTAATCATATTGTCAACTCGATTGACATTGAACTTCACCTTTGCTCTATTGTATCTGTGTGCTATACCGAGCTGAGCTTTCTCTCAAGACTACCATGTTTAAGGAGAGACATGAAGAGAAACGGAAGCAAATGAGTAAATTACACACTCATAGTCGTCTTCTTTAACGAGAAAAATAAGCGTAAAAAGCATAAAGAAATATGCAAACCTTTAGGTCTTTGACAAGCTTTTCAAAATGCTTCTTTCCTaatctattttcttttatcatcatcatcatcttttcttTAAATTACATGTTCTATAACGTATTTGAATACATCATATATGGGCATTGCCATTGCAATATTCCAAATATTTTATAAGCAATAATTCAACGGCCTAAAGCAACACTGGTTATGTTATGTCTGTGTAAGTAAACATCCAGTTTTTATCTCAACCTTATTCAAATTTGGTCTGCCAAATCACAGTTTGCAAGCTAAAGCAAAGGCCATGCCAGTGCCACCCACCGGAAACCCAGACAGCCaaactaaatagaataataatcttacttatatatatattatattagctTGGTGTTTAAGAGTTTCCTTTTCCTCCCAACAAAACTATTTTCCTTCCAAAATTTCCCTATTTCCATGGAACCAAAACTCACCTTCATTCTCATCTCTTGTCCATGCTTCAGGTTTTCCTTTGAGGATGGTTCAAAGAGTGGTACCCAACAAGCTTGGAATTTGTATCCAAGCTGATCATATTAAACCATCATCTAGTCAGAACCAAGACGGAAAGAACAAAGCAATtgagttgaagaaagaaaatgaaaaaaaaccaatgaaacattatatgaaaatGCAATGCTTTGTACCGATACTCTAAGATGTAGTGTTGCTTCCTGTTAAAGATTAATAACCCTATTATCCATGAAATGTATTTTAGtgctaactctttttttttttttggcaaagaGAAGCTTATTGGAAGAGTAGAAGGTCTTGAAGAAGGACTTTTGAGAAAAGAGAAATGgagggagaagaagaagagataaagaaaagaaagggaggaAAAACAGAAATTCCGAACTTCCAAATTGCTtggtatttaatatatttatttagtttgaatattaatttggtatttaagtttaattttaatttagtatttgagTTTAGTATCTAAACTAAattgtatcatatcatttaaggAACATTTAACACGTGTACACTTGTAAAAAAATATAggtacttaattaaaaaaataaacagtaaaactaaattgaacattaaaaccaAAGTAAGGTATCAAATGGTATATTAACCTGAAAATGTTGTTACCAACTTTCGAACCGGAATAagtatgaaatatgaatgtgtagCAGCCGATAATTCCCCAAAACAATGTCACGTGAGAGCTGAATTTGAAAGAGAAGGAAACACGTGCCACCCTCAATTTTGAAACCTAAAGCAAATAAGACCCCCAAAAACAAAATCAGTAcccctctttctttctttctttcaatatttcCTTTTGGTTCTATTATTTTTTGTTACCAGCCATGGAAGCGATACTCACAGAACGTATTCAGAACAGTCTCCGCTATTTCATGTTCAAAAACGCTATCTTCCTTTGTGAACGCCTCTGCGCTGAGTTCCCTTCCGAGGTAACTCACTCACTCACCAAAAAAAGTTGatcctttttcctttctttctttttttttttcaaaattttccttcgttggtaaaaataaaattaaagaagaagaagctGGAGGAATCTTTTCTGGTCTTTCTAGTAAGAACTTTAACTCGTCCGGGTTTCTAAAATCGGttgcaaaaaaggaaaaaaaaacagaacTGTTTGTTGGATTTTCCAGATCGACCGTGCGCGTTGATTCTATCACTCGttattgattaatatatttttaaatttccttCCTTTTCCCCTTTGAATTATAGTGCTTTTAGTTTTTAGTTCACGGTATTAGCTTTAGTCTctgatttggtttatttttcaaattcttatttgACTTCggaaaccattcaaagatgcattaattttgatttgggcttCAATGCTTCTTCTTTGTTTCGGTTGAGAGTATCGATTTTGGGTAGTGGAACTTGATAAATTAATGACATTAACGTTTTAAATTGCATTGATTTCTTATAATTTCAAGTGGGGGTTCTTTTACTGTATTAGCTAACTAAAATATAATCGTTTGGCTTATCTATAGGTGAACTTGCAGCTGCTAGCTGCTTGCTACTTGCAGAACAATCAAGCCTACTCTGCGTATCATATTCTAAAGGGTATGCATATCACCTTGTTATAGATGTTTGAAGTTGTTTTGGTGTATTTAATCCTAGCCTTTTTTCTACATTATCCTGACTTGCTTGTTATCCTGTTGTTAATCAATAAAGTTTTTTTCGCTATGTGAAGGAACAAAAACTGCTCAATCCCGCTACTTGTTTGCAATATCATGCTTTCACATGGATCTACTTAGTGAAGCTGAAACAGCTTTATGTCATTCTAATGAGCCTGGTGGAGAGGTATTGGATGATAGTACGCCTTAGTTTTGCAGCTTTCACATTATTATTGTGATGGCAATATCTAGTTAATTCCTTCTGCTTTTTTTGTAGATCCCAAATGGTGCAGCTGGTCATTATCTTCTTGGCCTTATTTACAGGTTGGCTGAGTTATTTCATCTTTAACTGTGCTATAGCCGAATTTAGGGAGAAAAAAATTGCAATTGTTCTCTGAAATTTGCCTAGAATTTTATCATAGAATGGCTTGATAAAATGGAAAGGATGTGCATGGTTTTGCGTTGAAGGCCatctcttcttttttgtttttatatattgttgCTTAACTCATTTCTCAGTGGATATATAGATACACAATCTTAATTTGATCGTCTGTTATGAAGGAATCTAATCTTCAATGCTTAGACTTGTCCTTTTTTTAATAACTTAAATGGTGGGGATTATCTTTCAATTTTGTAACAGTTTTGATCTCCGAATTTCTTAAATTTGGCATTGTCTCTTTTTCAGGTACACAGATAGAAAGAAAAGTGCCATTCATCATTTTAGGCTGGCTTTATCTATAGATCCTTTACTTTGGGCTGCATATGAGGAGTTGAGCATATTAGGTTTGTCACTTAAAGGGCTCTGCAGATTGTTTTAGATTGGCTTGATTTTTTATTCACTCAATATTTCTCTTTATCTCTCCATGTGATCCTGTTCTAGCATCATTTAGTACTTGGTCTCATATGTTCATTGATATTTAAGTTATGTTCTTTTGTGTTTGATTATTTTAGGTGCTGCTGAAGAAGCAACTGCAGTTTTTGGTGAAGCAGCTGCTCTTTGTATTCAAAAGCAGTACATGCATCATGGGGCAGCTAGCCCAAATTTGCATATTTCCAGTGAGGATTATAATTTGGTTTCGTCGCGGAATTTTGCTTCTGAAGACGTCTATTCTAGGCAATTCAAACACACACAAGGCAATAACTATAGGGATATTCCTGGTAATTATCATGCAGCAGCTGTGTCTAGTGGAGCTGTTGCTCAGCCCCAAAACGGTGGTCCTTCAAATACGTCATTTTATAATACTCCTCCAATGGCTTCGCAGGTAAGATATGAAATGCGACATATTGAGTCACAATTTTATGTGGAGTTCTATGTTTTGATTACTTTGGTACTTAATTTAAGGTGTATGAATTGAGGGTATTTAGTTTGATCTTTTCCTGTCTGATTATGGGCAACCAACCTGAATTCGTCTGTATCTTGTAGTTGTCAACTGTTGCTCCTCCACCTTTGTGTAGAAATGTGCAGCCTAATGGTTCTAACCTCAACACGGGTAATactgatggttctccaaggtcAGTTGTGAACACTACCATTCAAGCACCTCGAAGGAAGTTTGTTGATGAAGGAAAACTACGAAAGGTAAAACTGGTTGTAAAGTTTGTTGGTGAAATTGTAACTCTGTATGCCTTGGTTTTCATAGTTCTTAATCATCATGTATATTGTTCTACCTGCTTTGAATGTTTTTAACCAGAAAGAAGAACTATTTAGGTTTGAGTTATAGAGCACATTCACGCATGCAGTCCGTTCTATATGTAGATCAACAGTATCATGCTAGTTGGCTGTGAAATATGGTTCTCTTCCGGAAGTGGTTGGGTTGGATGGCATTGTTTGTATTTGATTGATACATGGAACCATTCAAAGATGTGTCAGATGTTCTATCTAATTACTTGTGGTAGTATGATACATCAGTGACCTGTTAGTGCAACTggtatttttgtattattatccTAGTGCTTATGTGCTGTATAGTATGAAGCTCCCCCCCCCCCCTTCCttaaaccaaaaaaagaaaacactTGGAGCTGTTCTTTGATCCTTTTTAATGTCAGATTTCTGGGAGGCTATTCTCTGATTCTGGTCCCCGTCGAAGTACAAGACTCGCTGGAGATTCTGGGGCCAACACAAATGCAAATACCACATCTGTAGCTGGAAATGGGACTAATAGTTCTTCTAAGTACCTCGGAAGTTCTAAGTTGAGTTCTGTTGCTCTTCGTACTGTGACGCTTCGTAAGGGACAATCACGGGCAAATGAAAATATTGAAGAAGGTTATAAATCTTATTATTCATCACTAGTTCTCTGATATGTGcactttaactttttttataagttctttcataaatatttctgTTTGCTGTTGTTATTTGTTGATTCATGACTGATGGGCACGATGGAATAAAGTTTGTTTCATGTACCATTTTGGAAGCCTAATTGTGACAGTTATTTGATTGAACTGAGTTGAAAGTTTAGTTTCTCTTCTGATTAAGGATTTGTTTCTAACTGCTTTGATGCTTAGAAACTTTGAATTCTGATGTTATTTAGGGATAAGGAATGAGGCATTTGATGATGCTCGTTCAAATATGGCATCAACAACTTCTAGTTCATTTCCTTCTGGTGATGTGAGATCTCTTGACCAAGATGGGGCAACTGTACTGGTTGGTGGGGTTGTTATCAGTGGCTCTAAAGTCATAAGTGGTACTTCAGAAGTATTAGGCCTTTTAAGAACCCTTGGGGAAGGCTACAGACTTTCTTGCTTGTACAGGTGTCAGGTAATTCTATGATTATCTtaaagaaaaagttgaattcaTATCTTTGTGCTATGTTCAATGCTCTTGATAATTCTTCTGCCTACAGGATGCTTTAGATACCTATCTGAGACTTCCACACAGGCATTATAGTACAAGCTGGGTGCTGTCCCAGGTAATACTTCTGGTGCAATACACTGTTTTCTTCCTCTCTTATGTCCAATTGTCTCATACCAGGTTGAACAAGCAGTCTTACtttgcatatttttaataatgAGGTCATAAAAAGAGTCCAGCATtctgtattttttttcatttatatttttcaCGTTTTattacattttggtttgaaataattttaccaattttggTTGGTTAACTGAAGGACTTAGGGTGTGCTTGAAAGTTGCATGCATGTGTGCGTGTGCGAGTGAGAAAGAATGAGTACCAACTCATCTCATGGTCTacaattttctttttccaaaaattttctaaTGCAGATTGGAAAAGCACATTTCGAATTGGTAGATTATTTAGAAGCTGACCGAGCATTCTGTCTTGCCCGTCGGGTGTCTCCTTACAGTTTGGAAGGAATGGATGTTTATTCCACTGTTCTATATGTGAGTTCCCTTGATCCCTTAAAATTTGTATTGCTTGAAATATTGTTGTTTTAAAACTCAGAATGCCCTCTATCTGACTCCGCTCATGAAGGTTTTAGAGGAAGTAAAGTTTTGTCATTCAAACTTTCTTTGCTGATggctgtttttatttttcttgcagcATTTAAAGGAAGATATGAAGTTGAGTTACTTAGCCCAAGAACTGATATCAACTGACCGTTTAGCTCCTCAGTCATGGTAGATTTATAGAACTTTTTGTTAAGTAACTTGTAAATCTTACCAATTTCACTATCCTAAGTTTCTCAAAGCTTGTTATTTGCCTGAGATTAAATACTACCTGCCTGCCTTGTTTAATACCTGCTAGGTGTGTGTTTTTTAGCAATTTTTGAGGGTTTAGAGGTTGCTGTTTTGTGAGTTCTTATAAACAGTTGTTATTGTTCTTCTATTGTTtatatttgtgaattaaattgcAGGTGTGCCATGGGAAACTGCTACAGCTTGCAGAAAGACCACGAAACTGCTCTGAAAAATTTCCAACGAGCTGTGCAACTGAATTCAAAATTTGCATATGCACACACCCTTTGTGGTCACGAGTAAGTTTCCATGGTCCATTTTCTTCCATTGTTAAACTTGCTAGTAACAATTTCATTTGTTTGTTGAAAGTTCTACCATCACATTACTATCTTCAGGTATGTTGCCTTAGAGGATTTTGAGAATGGAATCAAGTGCTACCAGAATGCACTTCGTATTGATTCAAGGCATTATAATGCCTGGTATGGTCTAGGAATGATCTATCTTCGCCAAGAGAAGTTTGAGTTTTCAGAGCATCACTTTGGAATGGCTTTCCAAATAAATCCACGTTCTTCTGTTATAATGTCCTATCTTGGAACTGCTCTTCATGCCTTAAAGGTTAGGCTACTTTCCATACTGTTCTGTTATATCTTGACATGAACAATATCACCTTTAGGAGTTCTTTGAACTGTTTTCacaatcattttacagaaaagtgaGGATGCTATCAAGATAATGGACAGGGCAATACTGGCAGACAGAAAAAACCCTCTTCCCATGTATCAAAAGGCTAATATACTGATGAGCTTAGAGAGATTTGATGATGCTTTAGAGGTGCTGGAGGAACTTAAAGAGTATGCCCCTCGTGAGAGCAGCGTGTATGCTTTGATGGGTAAAATCTATAAGCGGCGTAACATGCACGAAAAGGCCATGCTTCATTTCGGTATTGCTTTGGATTTGAAACCATCTGCAACTGATGTTGCTACAATTAAGGTATTGACTTTTATTTGGTCTTTTCTTTCCTTTATAATACGCTACCGTTACAAATGAGGAACCATAGTGAAAATTTCCACAGTAACGGTTCGAGTCTCTTAAAGCTGTAAACTTGATAGAACTGTATGCATAGTGAAGGGCTAATGTCGGTTCTATTTGGGATATGCCAATTTGTGATTTAGACCTTACCCTCTTTTGACTACCTAAACAGGCTGCCATTGAGAAGTTACATGTACCGGACGAATTAGATGATAACCTGTAAATCCGCTGAGTTTCAAGGAAATCTCCTGTAAAATTTCTGGCTGAAAACGTGTTTTCCAAGAGAGTTTGGCCCTGCTTGTGCTTTCGATCGGTGCTGAATAAAATGGTAAACAATCTTTAAAAGCCAATTTATTTGGCAATCAGACCTGATAGGGCAGATCTTGTGAAAGTGACCCCATTTTTGTGGGTGATTCACATGCTAACCGAGGGCTTGATTAACAAAACTAGTGAAAGCTGCCACACTTTGTATCCCATGGTTAAGAACAGGGGCTTGTACCATTAGTTTAATAGCTTGTACTTGTTTAAACTGTAATTTGCTTAAACAATACATTGAGGCAACATGGCTCATAACTTCGTTTTAATTACAGTCCCATCACCACATTTTCTGCTTTGTCACCTCACTTGAGCCGGTGGATTCAGATTCATAGACAGCATTGTTATTCGATTTGAAGTGGTATTTCATAACTTATGTTGCGTAagttctttcatttttcattcattttcaagTATTTATACTAATTATATTCTCAAGCAACATAATGTTTGATATCAAATAGACTCAAAATCATAAGAACATAATCAATGGAATTTTATTGCTAAATctaaaaaattggataaattataaatatacatggaattttaaaaatacaaattaaaactAAACAGCAGTTTAAAATTCAGTTTTCACTTAAGATTTTCTCTCCTGAACGCTACATTTCAATAATAATTCCGCCAGTCAGCACCATTTCACTGTTAACATGTAAAGAGAGGtgactaaaataatttaaacttcgGCAACTTCACTATTAAGAAAACTGAAAACTTGCTTGAGATTTCCGCTGGATGGCCGGGCCTTTATTGCAAATTTACAAACATATACAAGTCGTCGCCGCATCTCACATTTTGTGATACCAGTCTCACTGAAGGATTTGCCATCATCAAGAGATCCTAACAGAGGGGTGCAAGAAACTTGAGAAACTATACAAGGAGTCAGCAAAGGAATGATGCTAACAACAAGCCTTGTTGCACGGAAAGTAATTAGTTTTGgtttcagggagaagagatttcatcaattaattttatctattttcttagGCATCAAGCATAAGCAAGCAAAAAGATTGACTGAATCTAATTTGGTAAACATATGGTCATGTGGAAGCTAGTTATAAGATTGCATACCTTCATCATTAAATAATGATATCAAGATAGCCAGACAAACGCATACACTAATATCTTCCCCTGATAACAGATGCAGATTCAATGCTATTAAAAACCTGAAGATGGTTCAGAAGAAAAACAGTAGTTATATTAGGAAAATGGCATGTGACATTTACCGTCGTGACAACATATAAGAAGTGTTCTCCCTTTTGTAAGATTTGATTTTGCAAAGTTAACCGCAGAAGGAAGGTTATTAAACAAAGAAAACCGGTCCATCTTCGAGCTCTGGTCAGTAAAAAAAGGAGGGAAAAAGTAAGCAGGAAATGTACAAAAAATGATAATTAACAAGCTAATGTTCCGGCATACACACCACAATAGGAAGATGCAAATACGCTTCGGCCTCTTGATGATGGACAGAGATTGGCCATTGATCACAATTCAATACACAGTCAATGTTAGATGAACGTTCAGCCGCTGTATCACATGAGCAAAACAAAGTATAAGGCACATGAAATTATCACACAAAGGGCTTACTGCTGTATTGTCACtgaaatatatactaatacattcTAACTTGTGTCACGATCAATTTAGTCCTACAGGTTTGATTATGTGGGATTTTATAGCAGATAACATCCATCAGACATGCTCCGAACCTCCAAGGAAAATTAGCaaaaattttataactaaattaaattagcAATCACGAGCGTAATTTGCTAATACATCATACCGATTTGAGAGGAGCCAAGAGCAAGATTAGTAGATCCTAGCCAAAATATTCCACATTCTTCATCAGAAGGGCTAATCGTAATGTTTGAAAGATCAGGGTCCAAACAAGGTGATCTCTCAGAGATTGAGGGTTTGACAGTGATCTGAGGGGCATCTTGCCCTCTTCGAGCACGATATACTCTGTCCTTCTCAACTATATCAGCAACCTTCTGGTTACATACATCAGGTCCAGTGCTAATAAGATCATAGGCATGATTCCAAAAGAGATTAGGAGACAAGCCCCTAGCCCAACTTTCTTCATCATCCCCAGCTCCAGGTATATAATTCCAACTAAACTCTGAGGTAGTCCTATGTTGAGTTACTCCGCTTGTGGAAGACGCAGAAACAAGAATTATAGGTGTGAAATCCCAAGAATCATAATCCGGTACTTCATTTATCCAGATGACAGTTTTCTGAGAAATCCATAGAGGACGCAAAGGCTTCTTCAAGCACGATGCAAGGATCACAATATCAGCTCCGCTTGTTTCCAGGTCTTTGGTCCATCCTTCTAATCGGTCCTCAATTGCTGCCTTCTCAGTTTCAGAAACCCAAAGGGGAAGATGCAATGAACAATCCCAATCATGAGAGTTACACCCTGTATTTGAATCCTGCAGAGAATAAAGCAAGTTAGAAGACAAGAACAAGAAATTTCTTCCACCAGAAAACTACCAATCATGAAAATTGGGCAAAATTAAGAAACAATGAACAAAGAACATCAGCATTTCTCACCTGCTTCACCAATGAAGCATCAGCATTAGACaacttgtttaaaaaattaaaaatggagCGATTCAAAACACAAGTCCAAATAGGTATAGTTTTCGACATACTATCAGGAAACCGTTTCCCCCTCCGTGTCGAATCAACTATAATACACCCTCCCTTCTGTCCTAccaataaaaaaacccaaaaaaaaatcatttcaaattctATTTCAAAAAGGGAAccagaaaaaagggaaaaagagaggaaatttACCAGCGAGAAGGGCGATGTGGAAGTTAAGACGAGAAGTATTGAAAGACCAATTATTGGTATGACCATCGGTGGATTTAAAGTAACAAGTGGAGTGAAATTTGGGATTATCCCAGAGACCGCAACGGAGGTTAGCAACGAGAGGGAGTTGAGGCCATAACTGGGAGATTTCACCCACAAAGATTGAATCCTCGTAAATTGATCTAAGTGCGTTGTAGAGAGTGTTGTCTTTACGTTTTATCGTCCTTGCTGCTCTGTATATGCGTTTTCCATTGTTATGGAGGTTCTGTTTactttagt
The sequence above is drawn from the Gossypium hirsutum isolate 1008001.06 chromosome A05, Gossypium_hirsutum_v2.1, whole genome shotgun sequence genome and encodes:
- the LOC107958708 gene encoding cell division cycle protein 27 homolog B produces the protein MEAILTERIQNSLRYFMFKNAIFLCERLCAEFPSEVNLQLLAACYLQNNQAYSAYHILKGTKTAQSRYLFAISCFHMDLLSEAETALCHSNEPGGEIPNGAAGHYLLGLIYRYTDRKKSAIHHFRLALSIDPLLWAAYEELSILGAAEEATAVFGEAAALCIQKQYMHHGAASPNLHISSEDYNLVSSRNFASEDVYSRQFKHTQGNNYRDIPGNYHAAAVSSGAVAQPQNGGPSNTSFYNTPPMASQLSTVAPPPLCRNVQPNGSNLNTGNTDGSPRSVVNTTIQAPRRKFVDEGKLRKISGRLFSDSGPRRSTRLAGDSGANTNANTTSVAGNGTNSSSKYLGSSKLSSVALRTVTLRKGQSRANENIEEGIRNEAFDDARSNMASTTSSSFPSGDVRSLDQDGATVLVGGVVISGSKVISGTSEVLGLLRTLGEGYRLSCLYRCQDALDTYLRLPHRHYSTSWVLSQIGKAHFELVDYLEADRAFCLARRVSPYSLEGMDVYSTVLYHLKEDMKLSYLAQELISTDRLAPQSWCAMGNCYSLQKDHETALKNFQRAVQLNSKFAYAHTLCGHEYVALEDFENGIKCYQNALRIDSRHYNAWYGLGMIYLRQEKFEFSEHHFGMAFQINPRSSVIMSYLGTALHALKKSEDAIKIMDRAILADRKNPLPMYQKANILMSLERFDDALEVLEELKEYAPRESSVYALMGKIYKRRNMHEKAMLHFGIALDLKPSATDVATIKAAIEKLHVPDELDDNL
- the LOC107958709 gene encoding tRNA A64-2'-O-ribosylphosphate transferase isoform X5, which produces MVIPIIGLSILLVLTSTSPFSLDSNTGCNSHDWDCSLHLPLWVSETEKAAIEDRLEGWTKDLETSGADIVILASCLKKPLRPLWISQKTVIWINEVPDYDSWDFTPIILVSASSTSGVTQHRTTSEFSWNYIPGAGDDEESWARGLSPNLFWNHAYDLISTGPDVCNQKVADIVEKDRVYRARRGQDAPQITVKPSISERSPCLDPDLSNITISPSDEECGIFWLGSTNLALGSSQIAAERSSNIDCVLNCDQWPISVHHQEAEAYLHLPIVSSKMDRFSLFNNLPSAVNFAKSNLTKGRTLLICCHDGEDISVCVCLAILISLFNDEGSLDDGKSFSETGITKCEMRRRLVYVCKFAIKARPSSGNLKQVFSFLNSEVAEV
- the LOC107958709 gene encoding uncharacterized protein isoform X2, with the translated sequence MVIPIIGLSILLVLTSTSPFSLKGGCIIVDSTRRGKRFPDSMSKTIPIWTCVLNRSIFNFLNKLSNADASLVKQDSNTGCNSHDWDCSLHLPLWVSETEKAAIEDRLEGWTKDLETSGADIVILASCLKKPLRPLWISQKTVIWINEVPDYDSWDFTPIILVSASSTSGVTQHRTTSEFSWNYIPGAGDDEESWARGLSPNLFWNHAYDLISTGPDVCNQKVADIVEKDRVYRARRGQDAPQITVKPSISERSPCLDPDLSNITISPSDEECGIFWLGSTNLALGSSQIAAERSSNIDCVLNCDQWPISVHHQEAEAYLHLPIVSSKMDRFSLFNNLPSAVNFAKSNLTKGRTLLICCHDGEDISVCVCLAILISLFNDEGSLDDGKSFSETGITKCEMRRRLVYVCKFAIKARPSSGNLKQVFSFLNSEVAEV
- the LOC107958709 gene encoding uncharacterized protein isoform X1, producing the protein MVIPIIGLSILLVLTSTSPFSLKGGCIIVDSTRRGKRFPDSMSKTIPIWTCVLNRSIFNFLNKLSNADASLVKQDSNTGCNSHDWDCSLHLPLWVSETEKAAIEDRLEGWTKDLETSGADIVILASCLKKPLRPLWISQKTVIWINEVPDYDSWDFTPIILVSASSTSGVTQHRTTSEFSWNYIPGAGDDEESWARGLSPNLFWNHAYDLISTGPDVCNQKVADIVEKDRVYRARRGQDAPQITVKPSISERSPCLDPDLSNITISPSDEECGIFWLGSTNLALGSSQIAAERSSNIDCVLNCDQWPISVHHQEAEAYLHLPIVSSKMDRFSLFNNLPSAVNFAKSNLTKGRTLLICCHDGEDISVCVCLAILISLFNDEVSQVSCTPLLGSLDDGKSFSETGITKCEMRRRLVYVCKFAIKARPSSGNLKQVFSFLNSEVAEV
- the LOC107958709 gene encoding uncharacterized protein isoform X3, which translates into the protein MSKTIPIWTCVLNRSIFNFLNKLSNADASLVKQDSNTGCNSHDWDCSLHLPLWVSETEKAAIEDRLEGWTKDLETSGADIVILASCLKKPLRPLWISQKTVIWINEVPDYDSWDFTPIILVSASSTSGVTQHRTTSEFSWNYIPGAGDDEESWARGLSPNLFWNHAYDLISTGPDVCNQKVADIVEKDRVYRARRGQDAPQITVKPSISERSPCLDPDLSNITISPSDEECGIFWLGSTNLALGSSQIAAERSSNIDCVLNCDQWPISVHHQEAEAYLHLPIVSSKMDRFSLFNNLPSAVNFAKSNLTKGRTLLICCHDGEDISVCVCLAILISLFNDEVSQVSCTPLLGSLDDGKSFSETGITKCEMRRRLVYVCKFAIKARPSSGNLKQVFSFLNSEVAEV
- the LOC107958709 gene encoding tRNA A64-2'-O-ribosylphosphate transferase isoform X4, producing the protein MVIPIIGLSILLVLTSTSPFSLDSNTGCNSHDWDCSLHLPLWVSETEKAAIEDRLEGWTKDLETSGADIVILASCLKKPLRPLWISQKTVIWINEVPDYDSWDFTPIILVSASSTSGVTQHRTTSEFSWNYIPGAGDDEESWARGLSPNLFWNHAYDLISTGPDVCNQKVADIVEKDRVYRARRGQDAPQITVKPSISERSPCLDPDLSNITISPSDEECGIFWLGSTNLALGSSQIAAERSSNIDCVLNCDQWPISVHHQEAEAYLHLPIVSSKMDRFSLFNNLPSAVNFAKSNLTKGRTLLICCHDGEDISVCVCLAILISLFNDEVSQVSCTPLLGSLDDGKSFSETGITKCEMRRRLVYVCKFAIKARPSSGNLKQVFSFLNSEVAEV